From a region of the Actinopolymorpha singaporensis genome:
- the metG gene encoding methionine--tRNA ligase gives MVDATTSRQDGKAFYVTTPIYYVNDKPHIGHAYTTVAADVLARWHRQRGEKVWFLTGTDEHGQKVMRSAEANGVTPREWADQLVETAWKPVLETIDASNDDFIRTTESRHTERVREFWQHLYDAGEVFPGTYEGPYCVSCEEFKLPAELIDGENGQKLCPVHGRPVEMLSETNYFFKLSAYTDKLLRLYEEHPEFVQPESARNEVVAFVKQGLQDLSITRSTFDWGIPVPWDDEHVLYVWIDALLNYVTAAGYRTDPLLFKQVWPADVHLVGKDILRFHAVIWPAMLMAAGLPLPTTVFAHGWLLVGGEKMSKTKLTGIAPSQIIDTFGSDAFRYYFLRAIQFGSDGSFSWEHLSAVYTSELANGLGNLASRVAAMVGRYFHGSLPAPADAGPAEQVIAERLTQTVRVADQAAVSLRFHEALAAVEAFVGVVNGYLTEQAPWKVAKDDSPEARARLATILYTAAEALRAVAVLYNPVMPRSAAALWEMLGAEQSVGALAEQSLTEAGNWGQLPEGSVLTKGAPLFPRIEEPEAS, from the coding sequence ATGGTCGATGCCACCACAAGCCGTCAGGACGGCAAGGCGTTCTACGTCACGACGCCGATCTACTACGTCAACGACAAGCCGCACATCGGGCACGCCTACACCACGGTCGCGGCCGACGTCCTGGCCCGCTGGCACCGCCAGCGCGGCGAGAAGGTGTGGTTCCTCACCGGCACCGACGAGCACGGCCAGAAGGTCATGCGCAGCGCCGAGGCCAACGGCGTGACGCCCCGCGAGTGGGCCGACCAGTTGGTGGAGACGGCGTGGAAGCCGGTGCTGGAGACGATCGACGCCAGCAACGACGACTTCATCCGTACGACCGAATCACGGCACACCGAGCGGGTTCGGGAGTTCTGGCAGCATCTGTACGACGCCGGCGAGGTCTTCCCCGGCACGTACGAAGGTCCCTACTGCGTGAGCTGTGAGGAGTTCAAGCTCCCGGCCGAGCTGATCGACGGGGAGAACGGCCAGAAGCTGTGTCCGGTGCACGGGCGGCCGGTGGAGATGCTCTCGGAGACCAACTACTTCTTCAAGCTGTCGGCCTACACCGACAAGCTCCTCAGGTTGTACGAGGAGCACCCGGAGTTCGTACAGCCCGAAAGCGCCCGCAACGAGGTCGTGGCGTTCGTCAAGCAGGGCTTGCAGGATCTGTCGATCACCCGGTCCACCTTCGACTGGGGCATCCCGGTCCCGTGGGACGACGAGCACGTCCTCTACGTCTGGATCGACGCGCTGCTCAACTACGTCACGGCGGCCGGCTACCGCACGGATCCCCTGCTGTTCAAGCAGGTCTGGCCAGCCGACGTCCACCTTGTGGGCAAGGACATCCTGCGCTTCCACGCGGTCATCTGGCCTGCCATGCTGATGGCCGCTGGACTTCCGTTGCCGACCACGGTGTTCGCGCACGGCTGGTTGCTGGTCGGCGGTGAGAAGATGAGCAAGACGAAGTTGACGGGGATCGCGCCCAGCCAGATCATCGACACCTTCGGCTCGGACGCCTTCCGCTACTACTTCCTGCGGGCCATCCAGTTCGGCTCCGACGGATCGTTCTCCTGGGAACACCTCAGCGCCGTCTACACCTCCGAGCTCGCCAACGGGCTGGGCAACCTCGCCTCCCGCGTCGCGGCGATGGTGGGCCGCTACTTTCACGGCAGCCTGCCCGCTCCCGCCGACGCCGGCCCGGCCGAGCAGGTGATCGCCGAACGCCTCACGCAGACCGTACGGGTGGCCGACCAGGCCGCGGTGTCGCTGCGCTTCCACGAGGCGCTGGCCGCGGTCGAGGCGTTCGTCGGCGTCGTCAACGGATACCTGACGGAGCAGGCTCCGTGGAAGGTCGCCAAGGACGACTCCCCGGAGGCGCGTGCCAGGCTGGCGACCATCCTTTACACCGCCGCCGAGGCGTTGCGCGCGGTGGCCGTTCTCTACAACCCGGTGATGCCGCGCAGCGCGGCGGCGCTGTGGGAGATGCTCGGCGCCGAGCAGAGTGTCGGCGCGCTGGCCGAGCAGTCGCTCACCGAGGCGGGCAACTGGGGTCAGCTGCCCGAGGGGTCGGTGCTCACGAAGGGGGCGCCGCTGTTCCCGCGGATCGAGGAGCCGGAGGCGTCGTGA
- a CDS encoding dolichyl-phosphate-mannose--protein mannosyltransferase, whose translation MTTTASERAADGSPGRAGDAPAVPAAVMGRDPDGRPIPPLRQRLCPPLPGDGWRGWIGPLLITVFAAALRLWNLGRPAKFVFDETYYPKDAFSLLRFGVEHQFVDKANERILAGDLNVFGEPAFVVHPPAGKWLMAVGEWMFGMTPFGWRFCVAVAGALSVLVMARMVRRLTRSTLLGCVAAFLFAVDGLHLVESRIALIDLPAMFWLLLAVAALLIDRDWVRTRLADAAEPLGRVAPGTWGPRLLWRPWRLVAGLCFGLAAATKWNAALALAAFGLLTWAWDVGARRAVGAAFAHWIGVARLALDAAVAFVTVAGTAAVVYVASWAGWFASPDGWDRTWAASNPASGLARLVPDAVRSLWHYHAEIMYFHTHLTEKHQYASSPLGWLVIARPVSFDWADNIGPKQGCPTDRCVQEILGIGTPVLWWLAVIALAGCLVWWVLGRDWRFGIPVVGVAATWLPWFQYANRPIFYFYAIIILPWMVIGLTLMLGKMLGPRDASPRRRMWGAAVLGGVTLLVLLNFAYVYPILTDQVIPYDTWLRRMWFRSWV comes from the coding sequence ATGACGACGACGGCCTCCGAGCGCGCCGCCGACGGGTCGCCCGGGCGGGCCGGCGACGCCCCCGCCGTCCCCGCCGCTGTGATGGGACGCGACCCAGACGGCAGACCCATTCCCCCGCTGCGCCAGCGGCTGTGCCCACCCCTGCCCGGCGACGGGTGGCGGGGCTGGATCGGGCCGTTGCTGATCACGGTGTTCGCCGCGGCGCTGCGGCTGTGGAACCTCGGCCGGCCGGCGAAGTTCGTCTTCGACGAGACCTACTACCCCAAGGACGCGTTCAGCCTCCTACGCTTCGGGGTCGAACACCAGTTCGTGGACAAGGCCAACGAGCGCATCCTGGCCGGGGACCTGAACGTGTTCGGCGAGCCCGCGTTCGTCGTCCACCCGCCGGCGGGCAAGTGGCTGATGGCGGTCGGCGAGTGGATGTTCGGCATGACGCCGTTCGGCTGGCGCTTCTGCGTGGCCGTGGCCGGTGCCCTGTCCGTGCTGGTGATGGCCCGCATGGTCCGGCGGCTCACCCGGTCCACGCTGCTCGGCTGCGTCGCGGCGTTCCTGTTCGCCGTCGACGGGCTGCATCTGGTGGAGAGCCGGATCGCGCTGATCGACCTGCCGGCGATGTTCTGGCTGCTGCTCGCGGTGGCCGCGCTGCTGATCGACCGCGACTGGGTTCGCACCCGGCTCGCGGACGCGGCCGAGCCGCTCGGTCGGGTCGCGCCCGGCACCTGGGGACCACGGCTGCTGTGGCGGCCGTGGCGGCTGGTGGCCGGGCTGTGCTTCGGGCTGGCCGCCGCCACCAAGTGGAACGCCGCCCTCGCGCTCGCGGCGTTCGGCCTGCTCACGTGGGCCTGGGACGTCGGCGCGCGGCGGGCGGTCGGTGCGGCGTTCGCGCACTGGATCGGGGTGGCCCGGCTGGCGCTGGACGCGGCGGTCGCTTTCGTCACGGTGGCCGGCACCGCCGCGGTCGTCTACGTCGCGTCCTGGGCCGGGTGGTTCGCCTCACCGGACGGCTGGGACCGCACCTGGGCGGCGTCCAACCCGGCGAGTGGCCTGGCCCGGCTCGTCCCCGACGCGGTCCGCTCGCTGTGGCACTACCACGCCGAGATCATGTACTTCCACACCCACCTGACGGAGAAGCACCAGTACGCCTCCTCGCCACTGGGGTGGCTGGTCATCGCCCGGCCGGTGTCGTTCGACTGGGCCGACAACATCGGCCCGAAGCAGGGCTGCCCGACCGATCGCTGCGTCCAGGAGATTCTCGGCATCGGTACGCCGGTCCTGTGGTGGCTCGCGGTGATCGCCCTGGCCGGCTGCCTGGTCTGGTGGGTCCTGGGCCGGGACTGGCGCTTCGGCATCCCCGTGGTGGGTGTGGCCGCGACCTGGCTGCCGTGGTTCCAGTACGCCAACCGGCCGATCTTCTACTTCTACGCGATCATCATCCTGCCCTGGATGGTCATCGGCCTGACCCTGATGCTCGGCAAGATGCTGGGGCCGCGGGACGCCTCGCCGCGACGCCGGATGTGGGGCGCCGCGGTGCTGGGCGGGGTGACGCTGCTGGTGCTGCTGAACTTCGCGTACGTCTACCCGATCCTCACCGACCAGGTGATCCCGTACGACACCTGGCTGCGGAGGATGTGGTTCCGCTCCTGGGTCTGA
- a CDS encoding GuaB1 family IMP dehydrogenase-related protein: MRFLHDRVPEQDLTYSDVFLVPNRSIVSSRLDVDLATSDGSGTTIPIVAANMTAVSGRRMAETIARCGGLAVIPQDIPVEVVAEVVGWVKDRHTVYDTPITMAPSGTVGEALNLLPKRGHGAVVVVEDGRAVGVVTEADFERVDRFAQLASVMSRELLSLPDGIHAEDAFNTLHDGRHRLAPVVGDDGRIVGLLTRERALRAALYTPAVDAAGKLRIAAAIGINGDVETKAKALLTAGVDVLVIDTAHGHQERTLEVLRIVRRLDPQVPVVAGNVATAEGVTDLVEAGADIVKVGVGPGAMCTTRMMTAVGRPQFSAVLECATRARELGKHVWADGGVRHPRDVALALAAGASNVMVGSWFAGTYESPGDAHRDTDGRLYKESFGMASARAVALRTAEDTPFQQARKGLFGEGISTSRMYLDPERPSVEDVLDGIVAGVRSSCTYVGAADIEEFHARAVVGVQTAAGFAEGMPLATSW, translated from the coding sequence GTGCGCTTCCTCCACGACCGCGTCCCCGAGCAGGACCTCACCTACAGCGACGTCTTTCTCGTCCCGAACCGCTCGATCGTCTCCTCCCGTCTGGACGTCGACCTCGCCACGTCCGACGGCAGCGGGACGACGATCCCGATCGTCGCGGCGAACATGACGGCGGTGTCCGGACGGCGGATGGCGGAGACGATCGCCCGGTGCGGCGGACTGGCGGTGATTCCGCAGGACATCCCCGTCGAGGTGGTGGCCGAGGTGGTCGGCTGGGTCAAGGACCGGCACACCGTGTACGACACCCCGATCACGATGGCGCCGTCCGGCACGGTCGGCGAGGCGCTCAACCTGCTGCCCAAGCGCGGCCACGGCGCGGTCGTCGTGGTCGAGGACGGCCGGGCCGTCGGGGTGGTGACCGAGGCCGACTTCGAACGCGTCGACCGGTTCGCCCAGCTGGCCTCGGTGATGTCGCGCGAACTGCTCTCCCTGCCCGACGGCATCCACGCCGAGGACGCGTTCAACACACTCCACGACGGCCGGCACCGGCTTGCTCCGGTCGTCGGCGACGACGGCCGGATCGTGGGGCTCCTCACTCGCGAACGCGCCCTGCGGGCCGCGCTCTACACCCCGGCCGTCGACGCCGCCGGGAAGCTGCGGATCGCCGCGGCGATCGGCATCAACGGCGACGTCGAGACCAAGGCGAAGGCGCTTCTGACCGCCGGGGTGGACGTCCTCGTGATCGACACCGCGCACGGCCACCAGGAACGCACCCTCGAGGTGCTTCGCATCGTCCGCCGGCTCGACCCACAGGTCCCGGTCGTCGCGGGCAACGTCGCCACCGCCGAGGGGGTGACCGACCTGGTGGAGGCCGGCGCCGACATCGTGAAGGTCGGCGTCGGACCGGGCGCGATGTGCACGACCCGGATGATGACCGCCGTGGGCCGGCCGCAGTTCTCCGCGGTGCTGGAGTGCGCCACCCGGGCACGGGAGCTCGGCAAGCACGTGTGGGCGGACGGCGGTGTCCGGCACCCGCGCGACGTGGCGCTCGCCCTGGCGGCCGGGGCGTCCAACGTCATGGTGGGTTCGTGGTTCGCCGGAACGTACGAGTCGCCCGGTGACGCACACCGCGACACCGACGGCCGGCTCTACAAGGAGAGCTTCGGCATGGCCTCCGCCCGGGCGGTCGCGTTGCGCACCGCGGAGGACACACCGTTCCAGCAGGCACGCAAGGGCCTGTTCGGCGAGGGCATCTCCACCTCCAGGATGTACCTCGACCCGGAGCGGCCGAGCGTGGAGGACGTCCTGGACGGGATCGTCGCCGGCGTACGCAGCTCGTGCACCTACGTCGGTGCGGCCGACATCGAGGAGTTCCACGCCCGCGCGGTGGTCGGCGTGCAGACCGCGGCCGGCTTCGCCGAGGGAATGCCGCTCGCCACCAGCTGGTGA
- a CDS encoding CBS domain-containing protein — protein sequence MTVHVGDRIVLAHEPHRARRRHGTVREVLGTPESPEYRVAWDDGHESFICPGPEAIVLPAGTDDTDDTARIPEARSEEGQGSVRVGRHDPVERIMRSPVRTVDATSTLRTAAELLAEAEVGALVVNRNGVPVGILSERDIVRALAGGGDPDEVWSADVIGMDTVWASPSDPILQVAGLMRRHYVRHVPLRTRVHPAVVGIVSARDVLAVLYDSR from the coding sequence ATGACCGTCCACGTCGGCGACCGCATCGTCCTGGCCCACGAACCCCACCGTGCGCGCCGCCGGCACGGGACCGTACGCGAGGTGCTGGGCACCCCCGAGTCGCCGGAGTACCGCGTGGCCTGGGACGACGGGCACGAGTCGTTCATCTGCCCGGGGCCGGAGGCCATCGTCCTGCCCGCGGGGACCGACGACACCGACGACACCGCGCGCATTCCTGAGGCGAGAAGCGAGGAGGGCCAGGGCTCGGTAAGAGTGGGCCGGCACGATCCGGTCGAGCGGATCATGCGTTCTCCCGTACGCACCGTCGACGCCACGAGCACGCTGCGGACGGCCGCCGAACTCCTCGCCGAGGCCGAGGTGGGCGCGCTCGTCGTGAACCGGAACGGCGTACCCGTGGGCATCCTGTCCGAACGCGACATCGTCCGCGCCCTCGCCGGTGGCGGCGACCCGGACGAGGTGTGGTCCGCGGACGTGATCGGCATGGACACCGTGTGGGCCAGCCCGAGCGACCCGATCCTGCAGGTCGCCGGGCTGATGCGCCGGCACTACGTACGCCATGTGCCCCTGCGTACGCGAGTGCATCCGGCGGTCGTGGGCATCGTGTCCGCGCGCGACGTTCTCGCCGTGCTCTACGACAGCCGTTGA
- a CDS encoding TatD family hydrolase gives MAVPVADSHCHLDIPDGPGGQWLPVEEAVARAAAVGVPRIVQIGCDLPGARWAVRAAEEHPALVAGVALHPNEVPVLAAAGELDEALAEIDRLAGSSPRVRAVGETGLDHFRTGEEGWKVQEDGFRAHIALARKHGKALAIHDRDAHDDVLRVLAEEGAPERVLMHCFSGDAEMARECVRRGYYLSFAGTVTFKNAAPLREALAEVPLGRILVETDAPYLAPTPHRGRPNASYLVPLTVRCMAEVKGVSEEAMCAAVAEATEAVFGTW, from the coding sequence CTGGCCGTCCCGGTCGCGGACTCCCACTGCCACCTCGACATCCCCGACGGTCCGGGCGGCCAGTGGCTCCCGGTCGAGGAGGCCGTGGCCCGGGCGGCCGCGGTCGGCGTACCGAGGATCGTGCAGATCGGCTGCGACCTGCCCGGCGCGCGCTGGGCGGTACGCGCCGCCGAGGAGCACCCCGCGCTGGTGGCCGGGGTGGCCCTGCACCCCAACGAGGTGCCGGTCCTCGCGGCCGCTGGTGAACTCGACGAGGCCCTGGCCGAGATCGACCGGCTGGCCGGGTCCAGCCCGCGCGTGCGGGCGGTGGGGGAGACCGGGCTGGACCACTTCCGTACCGGCGAGGAGGGCTGGAAGGTCCAGGAGGACGGTTTCCGGGCCCACATCGCGCTGGCAAGGAAGCACGGCAAGGCGCTGGCCATCCACGACCGCGACGCCCACGACGACGTCCTCCGGGTGCTCGCCGAGGAGGGCGCACCGGAGCGGGTGCTGATGCACTGCTTCTCGGGGGACGCCGAGATGGCCCGCGAGTGCGTACGCCGCGGCTACTACCTCTCCTTCGCCGGCACGGTGACCTTCAAGAACGCCGCACCGCTGCGCGAGGCACTCGCCGAGGTGCCCCTTGGCCGCATCCTGGTCGAGACCGATGCGCCCTACCTCGCTCCCACGCCGCACCGCGGCCGGCCGAACGCGAGCTACCTGGTACCCCTCACCGTCCGGTGCATGGCCGAGGTGAAGGGGGTCTCGGAGGAGGCCATGTGCGCGGCCGTGGCGGAGGCCACAGAGGCTGTCTTCGGCACCTGGTGA
- a CDS encoding resuscitation-promoting factor — protein sequence MPSVSVPGKHDHRSTVHKKVLIGAVGIGVVGALGIGGTTAYASLDKSVTVSVDGKARNLHTFDSTVGDVLASQKIKVGPRDVVAPARTARVTDGTRIAVRYAKPLTLNVDGSKQTHWVTAMSLGEALNNLGGRFDGARTSASRSVGIARKGLTVDILTRKSVVISHDGKKTPLDEPLRTVSDALAKAQVKVDADDRVKPSLSTEVKDGTAITVNRVDVRKSTRKVVLSYDTIHRKTASLYKGHSKVDRVGRRGEKAQIFRTTYVDGKKVKSQLLSQKIVRQPVDKIVLDGIKVRKTSTSSGGGSSSGGGGSSSGGGSSSGGGNVGGGVDSLNWAALAQCESSGNPRAVNPSGYYGLYQFSLSTWHSVGGSGNPIDNSSAEQTYRAKLLYKRDGAGQWSCGSHLYD from the coding sequence GTGCCGTCTGTGTCCGTGCCCGGAAAGCACGACCATCGGAGCACCGTGCACAAGAAGGTACTTATCGGTGCCGTCGGCATCGGAGTGGTCGGCGCGCTGGGAATCGGCGGCACGACCGCTTATGCGTCGCTGGACAAGTCCGTCACCGTCTCGGTCGACGGTAAGGCTCGTAATCTCCACACTTTCGACTCCACCGTCGGTGACGTGCTGGCGTCGCAGAAGATCAAGGTCGGCCCGCGTGACGTGGTGGCGCCGGCGAGGACGGCGAGGGTCACCGACGGCACCCGGATCGCCGTCCGGTACGCCAAGCCGCTCACCCTCAACGTCGACGGCTCCAAGCAGACCCACTGGGTGACCGCGATGAGCTTGGGCGAGGCGCTGAACAACCTGGGCGGCCGCTTCGACGGCGCCCGCACCTCCGCCAGCCGCTCGGTCGGCATCGCGCGGAAGGGCCTCACGGTCGACATCCTCACCCGCAAGTCCGTGGTGATCAGCCACGACGGCAAGAAGACACCGCTGGACGAGCCGCTGCGGACCGTCTCCGACGCGCTCGCCAAGGCCCAGGTCAAGGTGGACGCCGACGACCGGGTGAAGCCGAGCCTGTCCACCGAGGTCAAGGACGGGACCGCGATCACCGTCAACCGGGTCGACGTCCGCAAGTCGACCCGCAAGGTCGTGCTGTCCTACGACACCATCCACCGGAAGACGGCGTCCCTGTACAAGGGTCACAGCAAGGTCGACCGCGTGGGCCGCAGGGGCGAGAAGGCCCAGATCTTCCGTACGACCTACGTCGACGGCAAGAAGGTCAAGTCCCAGCTGCTGTCCCAGAAGATCGTCCGCCAGCCGGTGGACAAGATCGTGCTGGACGGGATCAAGGTACGCAAGACCTCCACGTCCAGCGGCGGCGGAAGCAGCAGCGGCGGTGGCGGTAGCAGCAGTGGCGGCGGCAGCTCCAGTGGGGGCGGCAACGTCGGCGGCGGCGTGGACAGCCTCAACTGGGCGGCGCTGGCGCAGTGCGAGTCCAGCGGCAACCCGCGGGCGGTCAACCCCTCCGGCTACTACGGCCTGTACCAGTTCTCGCTGTCCACCTGGCACTCCGTGGGCGGTTCGGGCAACCCGATCGACAACTCGTCGGCGGAGCAGACCTACCGCGCCAAGCTCCTGTACAAGAGGGACGGCGCGGGCCAGTGGAGCTGCGGCAGCCACCTGTACGACTGA
- the rsmA gene encoding 16S rRNA (adenine(1518)-N(6)/adenine(1519)-N(6))-dimethyltransferase RsmA, which produces MGNAFEGASAGPSLLGPADVRVLAADLGLRPTKQRGQNFVTDANTVRRIVRTADVGAGDVVLEIGPGLGSLTLALLGAAARVVAVEIDDTLAGALPGTVARFAPEQADRLDVVHADAMDLRSLPGPPPTALVANLPYNVAVPVLLGVLQHFPSVGRGLVMVQLEVADRLAAAPGSKVYGVPSVKAAWYAEVARTGLVGRTVFWPQPNVDSGLVGFTRREPPPTTASREQVFAVVDAAFAQRRKTLRSALSRLAGSPAAAESAVRAAGVDPGERGERLDVTAFARIAEALPGNVRASRRERGSERTQAKRGSERREGKPAR; this is translated from the coding sequence GTGGGTAACGCGTTCGAAGGTGCGTCCGCCGGGCCGAGTCTCCTCGGCCCGGCGGACGTTCGCGTGCTGGCGGCGGACCTCGGCCTGCGCCCCACCAAACAGCGGGGGCAGAACTTCGTCACCGACGCCAACACCGTCCGCCGGATCGTGCGGACCGCGGACGTCGGGGCCGGCGACGTGGTGCTGGAGATCGGCCCCGGGCTCGGCTCCCTGACCCTCGCCCTGCTCGGCGCGGCGGCCCGGGTGGTCGCGGTGGAGATCGACGACACGCTCGCCGGAGCGCTTCCGGGTACGGTCGCGCGGTTCGCGCCGGAGCAGGCCGACCGGCTGGACGTGGTCCACGCCGACGCGATGGATCTCCGCTCGCTGCCCGGGCCGCCGCCGACCGCGCTGGTGGCCAACCTTCCGTACAACGTCGCCGTCCCGGTCCTGCTCGGCGTACTCCAGCACTTCCCGTCTGTCGGGCGCGGCCTGGTGATGGTGCAGCTGGAGGTGGCCGACCGGCTGGCCGCGGCACCCGGCTCCAAGGTGTACGGCGTGCCCAGCGTGAAGGCCGCGTGGTACGCCGAGGTCGCCCGGACCGGGCTGGTCGGCCGGACGGTGTTCTGGCCGCAGCCGAACGTCGACTCCGGCCTGGTGGGCTTCACCCGCCGTGAGCCACCGCCGACCACCGCGTCCCGGGAGCAAGTGTTCGCGGTCGTCGACGCGGCGTTCGCCCAGCGCCGCAAGACGCTGCGGTCGGCGCTGTCCCGGCTGGCCGGCTCGCCGGCCGCGGCCGAGAGCGCGGTGCGGGCGGCGGGCGTCGACCCGGGTGAGCGCGGCGAACGCCTGGACGTCACCGCCTTTGCCCGGATCGCGGAGGCGCTGCCCGGCAACGTCCGGGCCTCGAGGCGGGAACGCGGATCGGAACGTACGCAAGCGAAACGCGGATCGGAACGCAGAGAAGGGAAGCCGGCCCGGTGA
- the rsmI gene encoding 16S rRNA (cytidine(1402)-2'-O)-methyltransferase: protein MLVLAATPIGSLDDAPPRLAAELTAADVIAAEDTRRLHRLTSAIGVHPTGRVVSYFEGNEARRTPELVEALLAGRRVVLVTDAGMPSVSDPGYRLVAAAVEAGIRVTAVPGPSAVLTALAVSGLPVDRFCFEGFLPRRAGERSARLRELAEERRTMVFFEAPHRLAASLSAMAEVFGEDRAAAVCRELTKTYEEVRRGSLGELAAWAEEGVRGEITLVVGGAPAAAARDLAPAELARMVAERVDGGSSRRDAIAAVARESGVAKRVVYAAAVAGDRRVP from the coding sequence GTGCTCGTCCTCGCCGCCACGCCCATCGGCTCCCTCGACGACGCCCCGCCGCGGTTGGCCGCCGAGCTGACCGCCGCCGACGTGATCGCCGCGGAGGACACCCGGCGCCTGCACCGGCTCACCTCCGCCATCGGCGTCCACCCCACCGGCCGGGTGGTGTCGTACTTCGAGGGGAACGAGGCCCGTCGTACCCCCGAACTCGTCGAGGCGCTGCTCGCCGGCCGCAGAGTCGTCCTGGTCACCGACGCGGGCATGCCGTCGGTCTCCGACCCCGGCTACCGCCTGGTCGCCGCGGCGGTGGAGGCGGGGATCCGGGTCACCGCCGTACCCGGGCCGTCGGCCGTGCTCACCGCGCTGGCGGTGTCCGGGCTGCCGGTCGACCGGTTCTGCTTCGAGGGCTTCCTGCCGCGCAGGGCCGGCGAGCGTTCGGCCCGGCTGCGCGAGCTCGCCGAGGAACGGCGGACGATGGTGTTCTTCGAGGCGCCGCACCGGCTGGCCGCGAGCCTTTCGGCGATGGCGGAGGTGTTCGGCGAGGATCGCGCCGCCGCGGTGTGCCGGGAGCTCACCAAGACCTACGAGGAGGTACGCCGGGGCAGCCTGGGCGAGTTGGCCGCCTGGGCCGAGGAGGGCGTACGCGGGGAGATCACGCTCGTGGTCGGCGGTGCCCCGGCGGCCGCGGCGCGGGACCTGGCGCCGGCGGAGCTGGCCCGGATGGTCGCCGAGCGGGTGGACGGCGGCTCGTCCAGGAGGGACGCGATCGCGGCGGTCGCACGGGAGTCCGGAGTGGCGAAGCGGGTCGTCTACGCCGCCGCCGTCGCCGGTGACCGACGGGTTCCCTAG
- a CDS encoding DinB family protein, with product MAGNSNTHGEPRIALLHWQLDVAWSLLEVHLSDLDDAAYLWEPAPGAWTVRRGPDGRWTADRPMTDLSVHPEPARTIGWLTWRLGSWWAETSVRCFGSGSGGLRCPDGPADDRASDGDWPGDGEATLDWLRSVRAGWCSGLSALDDADLDSTARAEWLQRGTRPFGYVAAWVNTEVTRYAAEIGLLRSLHRAATDPWHRPRTGRRPGPGWHRHTA from the coding sequence GTGGCCGGGAATTCGAACACGCATGGCGAACCGCGGATCGCGCTGCTGCACTGGCAGCTCGACGTCGCGTGGTCCCTGCTCGAGGTCCACCTGAGCGACCTCGACGATGCGGCCTACCTGTGGGAGCCGGCTCCCGGAGCCTGGACCGTACGCCGGGGACCGGACGGGCGGTGGACCGCCGACCGCCCGATGACCGACCTTTCCGTTCACCCCGAGCCGGCCCGCACGATCGGCTGGCTGACCTGGCGGCTCGGTTCCTGGTGGGCCGAGACGTCGGTCCGGTGCTTCGGCTCGGGGTCCGGCGGCCTCCGCTGCCCCGACGGGCCGGCCGACGACCGAGCCTCCGACGGCGACTGGCCCGGAGACGGCGAGGCGACGCTGGACTGGCTGCGCTCGGTCCGGGCCGGCTGGTGCAGCGGCCTGAGCGCCCTCGACGACGCCGACCTCGACTCCACCGCACGGGCGGAGTGGCTGCAGCGGGGAACCCGGCCGTTCGGGTACGTCGCCGCCTGGGTCAACACCGAGGTCACCCGCTACGCCGCCGAGATCGGCCTCCTCAGGAGCCTGCACCGGGCGGCCACCGATCCGTGGCACCGGCCGCGAACCGGTCGCCGCCCCGGGCCGGGCTGGCACCGGCACACCGCCTGA